Genomic segment of Bemisia tabaci chromosome 9, PGI_BMITA_v3:
cctagaatgtcaaaaatgtgtctggtggtcccaaaatgctgcctttactgccctcgcagttaactttacatcctaagaatgctaatttaactacgtaggcaatcaaggcagcatcatAGAATCAAGAAGtgaaagtaaaaacgccgtatctccattcaacactttttcaatttctccCTGACATAATGCTGCTTtacaaaaaacctaaaaaaatgctcatccttcatttttttcacacaaCTCCGCCACACCATTCggaactaaaaatttaaaaaatgaaccctTGTGGcaattgcatttttttgtaATAGAGTAGCACGTGCTGGAGAAAAAGAAACTattttgagtggagttacggcgcTTTTGCTGTGGACAGcagtgctaccgtgctaaggaagaacgccgtatgaacattcgagagttgccgaatttccttggataaaacgtttatttttgaggaaaattatgaatatttctccttgaaattttcagacactttcgatcgaattacaaacaaaattatctgagaaatttgcagaaaaatattcaaaaattgtcctgAAAAATAGTGAATTgtcagagggaatttggcaacgcctgaaggctcctacggcgttcttccttagcacggcagagtgctATCGAGGATCTTTTTGCTTAATGAcctttcgacggtgaaactaccaaaccacgtatctcggtttgcgacgtcgcagacttcctgtcatactttattttttaaatgaaaaactacttaacatccagtcttgaaaatttctgtgatttttcctctttgtgtggagaaaattccgtgaaaatttcaaggaatgatattgatttggtctacttcaaaaaaataaaatgtgagcgtagatttttaaacaccgcaaacgagatacgtggtttggtagtttcaccgtcgctttGTTCTTTTGTAAACATCGTCAccaatcaaaattttctttgcttgTGTTCCAGATGCGCTCGTGATGGGATCGATTCCAGACTTATCTATTCTCAAGGGTGCTAGCCGCCGGGTTCCAGAGCGCGTGGTCCTCCACCGTCTGTTCGAGAGGAACGCGCACCACCCTGCAACCGCCGACAACACAGCACTTATATTCCAAAGTAAGTTCATCCCGCATTCTCCAAATTCCTCCCTCAAGTCCCTGCTAATTAATCATGCCAGCTTTTCCATCTCGAGTGAAAATTCGTCGCGCCCCGTCATGAAGGCGTAACTTCTCCCCCTGGGAATGAGCCTTGTTGTCCGTTTAAATCCTTTGTTTTCAGGGCTCATTTTGAAGATGACTTTACGTCTTTTTGTCGTTGGGGCAGCGAAAAATTGAGGAGCTGGGGTGGAGTGAGCTAGCGGTGCGGGTGGAGGGGATTTGAGAAGTCGTTGACGTCTTTCCGTTTCGTTGAAAGGCCGGAGGAAGTTTTTCAGCCTCCTCGCGAAAAGCTTTTCAGTTTTGAAAGGTCCTTGCCCTCCGGTGAGAACCGACCTTCAAAGTCCCATCAACCTCTGCGGCATTGTGTTACTTATTCACAACAacgatttttttggttttttagattttttttctttggcttCATTTTGCAAATATTCGGCGATGTttcctttcttgaaaaaataatcaccaaaaatttgaaattttgaggaaagaatATTTTTAACGTGCTATAATTTACTTTTATGTCCACTAGTTCCAACCCCAACCAAAGGTTCGCCTTCACAATGCACAGGTAGGCAATTTTTCGACTTGGGAGCTCGTAGATTTGTATCCTGTTTCgctgtaacttttttttgtcattttcataATCCTTTATCTTCGGCGCGACACACTGATTTAACTTCTTCTTACTGATAAAATCTTCTAATTTTGTATCAAGACATTGCGGGGttcccagataagacagaaatatttagccaatatttaaacaatattgttttgatatttatgcaaacagtgggccaatattggttaaatattgagccaatgttaaatgtgtacaccatatttccttttggcataaatactgtgccaatactataaaatactgtgaaatactGTGCcgatatttttataatattttgggtaaacatattatttttaaaaatactatatAGAgcttctttaaatatttttttaaaaaaatgattttgattaaaatattatcaaaatattgccaggattgtgtaaatattgcgacaatacTGACAGTATTttcccaatattgtaaaaatataatGTCTTATCTGGGTTACTTTTACAGCGCACTAGGGCGCtccgcgacgcctaaccgcaACAGGAACTACAGGGTCTTCTAGTTTTACCATTGCAACATTTAAGACATGtcattttttatgtttctaGATGAGTCAAACGAGAGCCGGCAACTGAAATACTGGGAGTTGGACGAGGCAGCGAACCGTCTTGCCCGAGGGATCCTGCGCGCTGTGCAGGAGAAGGGCGGCCGCTTCAACCGCGACGGCGACAACATCGTGGCCGTGAGCATCCCCCCTAGCGACACCCTGGTCGTCACCCTGCTGGCCGTCTGGAAGGCCGGCGCCGCATACCTCCCACTCGACGTCCAAGCCCCTGCCAATCGCGTCCGCCACATCCTCGACGAAGCCAAGCCTCTCCTCGTCATCAGCCACCGAGATGATTGTGAGTAATACCTTGTAGCTTTTAAACATACATTTTTAGTCATTGTAAGACACTGTAAGAATCAAggcaattttcggaaaatttccaatttaacgatgaaaattcgtaatagtttacttcatcggctCAATGAGCAACGTTAGTATTAAGTAACCATGTAAGAGAAACAATAACAGAAGCACCCTAAGTCTTATCGCATGCAACGGACACAAGTAAATATCATTATAccacctggatgcaactattcgagctctacggatgtccgtgttacATACGcacgagattgaaggcgttttgattatGTCCAAGCATTCACCGCTCACCACCTCACCCGCGGTGCACAGTGGATGGAGTTAATTAGAAAGgctggacatgaaatttttgactaaaactgaaagatgtttatttcatcacattttaaatttcaaggggtgattttggagtaaaatttcacgagaaaaccaatagaaccacttttaaaacctcaaagttgtgttaaaacgaagttataagcgtttgaagtttccaaattttgtccgacctctccttttgactcgatcctctgtacTTCGAGGGTCCAAAAtgacaaaacgccttcaatggagatgttgcatgcctCAGGAATTTGCGAAATGACTAAtgattattatgtaaaagttcgcgagaaatacgatggtgctactggttttctctgaaattaactcccaagctcaaaaaaagctctcgagttgaggtcaaaatggccGGGaatatatcccacgctatcctgagagtccacctctacatcaagacgaaccgtccatgcaaagatagggagcaaatacattgacagggcttccactttatttggggactctaaaactgaaaacacagcaaccctgctagtgtatttgctccctatcttcgcatgaagagcattgttttgatgtagaggtggactctcaggatagcgtgggatatcccctccaatttggcctcaacttgagagctttttttgagcttgggagttgattttgagaaaaccagtggcaccattgtgtttctcgcgaacttttacgtatgaatcaacagtcaaatcgcaaattcctcacacatgtaacatctgcTTTGAAGATTATGATTCAACTTAAAAAAGTACATACATTTTACAAGAAGGCTTGTGAcatgtttcaaattattttttcacacagGTGCTGAAAACGAACTTTTCGAGAACATCAATGTAGTGAGCACTGGCTACCTAGAAAAAGAAGCTGCAAAATACTCATCGAAAATCCTCCAGGAAAATGAAATGTTCAGGACAGCCAATGAGCCCTCCATGGCCATTGTTTTATACACATCGGGCAGCACAGGAATTCCAAAAGGTAAATTAgtgcatcatttttttcttaattaccGTTTAatctgtttatttatttattaatttatttgtttcgATTTGTTTTGGATTTTCTTTCCCCTACAAAGAGCGTCAAGTTGTAGATAGCGTCTCATTGGGATTTTATTTAAACTGCAAATGATTGGAAAGTTCTTCCAAATCTGTCTCTTCACCTGCTAGTTTCAATTTGCCGCGAATTCTACCTCTGCTAAGGAGAAATGCCTGCTGGAcatccaaatgttgccaaattatgcaagataaaatgctaattttcgagaagacattttttaagaattttccagAGGATTCTCTCCGCAATGTAACCCGGCAATGTAAAATTCCgtcggaaaatatttacagattttctcGAAAGTAAACAATTTATTCGAGAAATTTCGCAGCATTTGAATATTCgcacggcatttttccttaattaTTCGGCGGTATCGTTCCGACCGTGAGCTAAGTGGGCGTGACGTCTTCGAGCCTTGATCCGGAAAAAAATCCGATAGATagataaaaagtaaaaagaatcCGGTGCTGATGTCATTACAAGTTTCCTCTTCAGCGCGACAAAGGTCTGATGAGGTGGCTGTAAAAAGTTTAGAGAGTTCGTCAGATTGTAAGAAGTGTAATTTTGTGCACCGCTATTCGCGGTAATTCAAAAGAGACAAAATGAGGAGTGTAAGTGGCGCAGGCAGCGAGTCTAATGCAAACTTTTTCTCGATGGAGAAGACAAGTTGCTTCCTAAAATAAATGACTTCAAACCCATTCCCAAATATCAGAGATCGCAATATGGCGATTTATCGGTTGgctatcgcgattatatcggtgacattaaatcgatatattatcggaataaaaattgcgatatgtAGCGATTgaatcgctatgcatcgcaatttttggttcgataaaatcgtgatcagtTTTTGCCGATGAAATCGAGATTACATCGCCAttaatcgcgatttttattgCGAAAATATCGGGATAAATAGTCGGGCGATAAAAGCTCGATTGTATCGCGATAAggtcgaggataatcgctcagatgttgatgatcctggcgattttatcgccgataaaatcttAATAtgtagcgatttttccgttgaaaaatgctacttggaatactcactgaaaaaaaattctcggcgtttttaccaaggtccgttggtaccttttccatctcactttttttatcaattattggtaattttaccaagacagactggtaagcttacctaaaaaccggtatttttgctgttttttcaggtaagaataccacttttatcggtaatcaattcccggtaactttgctgttttatctcggtaattataccacagtcgataaaaaatattggcgtttttaccaatgtctagtaaaattaccgagaaagttcaataattttaccgagatttctcgataaaattaccaattccataaatggtgattctaccaagaaaaaattgggatcaaatagaaccctgaattcttggtaatttcaccctttttatagtaaatacaccgagatttgtttttcagtgcggcgattttatcgcagataaaatcgcaatacatagcgatttttccgttgaaaaatgctacttgggatacaTACTGAAAAGTTGTAGTAAATATAATCCAATCTAATGGTTACATCTCCCGATGATTCCAGGAGTCCGAATCTCCCACCGCGCCGTGTTCAACCGGTTACAGTGGCAATGGAACACCTTCCCTTACGCCGAGAGCGAGCGGGTGTGCGCCTTCAAGACCGCCCTGACCTTCGTCGACTCCGTCAGCGAGATCTGGGCGCCTCTCCTCTCGGAGACCCCCAAGTCCATCCTCGTCGTCCCGAAGGAGGTGACCAAGGACCCCGAACGCCTCATCGCCGAGCTGGAGCGACACCGGATCGAGCGACTCGTCCTGGTGCCGTCCCTCCTCCGCGCCATCCTCCTCTACCTCGAACTCGACAAGAACAACGCCCGAAGGGACGACCAGCTCCTCAAACACCTCAAGCTTTGGGTCTGCAGCGGGGAGCCCCTGGTGCCCAGCTTGGTGAAACACTTCTTCAACCACTTCGAAGGCACCGAACACGTCATCTGCAACTTCTACGGAAGCACTGAGGTAATTCAACAATATAGATTCAACAAcacattggcgtggcgtgccttgcgatatatcgattgatatgccatttaaatccatgggaaaggatcgataaacacggtgttcgcagcgaacactttaacaatcgattctttaccataggtttaaatggctgagcaatcgatatatcgcaattcaggccacgccactgcaacaaCACATGAGATTCGTACATGAGCCCCGCCTTTGGAGTGGTCATGAATCgtgtttggtaaaaaaaaaacaacaacaacaacctgTTTTCGGTTAATTTTTCCGATCACATTCTACGTATCTTTAACAGTAATTCAAGACCAAGTTTTTTGTATATAAAAACATTTGATTATTATCAAATAAGTCATGCAAAGTTTTTGGTCGCACGGAATGATGCAATCTCTCTGTGTGTTCAAATCTTCAAACACGTTTTCCTCAAAACACCTTACTTTTTAGAAGTATACTTTGCTCAAGATCTACTGGATGGATTATCATTTCGATAATCGTGCACTGTTGAAATCTTGGATTTCtgttttttcctaaaattgttCTTTACTGTGGACAAGAGAATTTTCCCGTATCATccttaaacaaaaattttaagaaaatataaataatgGTCTGAGGGCCTCATTTGCTATTTTTCAAAAgcttatgaaaatttcaagtttcaaaaatgttgagaatTCTTTTGTCtaaatctattaaaaaaatccaaggaatcaaacaaaaaaaaaggttttgagCGCcgtcgtcaccgctgacgtcactggcacctcataattcccattcattcttacggccagAGGACTGACGAGCACTCCCCTTCATCCCACCTGTTCTTGGTTTCGTTTAGTAGAAATACgtacagcgggccgattattgaaatttaaaccggCCCGATAACACATCGAATTGTGATATATTgtacggttaagatagggctatgtcttgtcgtaagcggcgacatagagtcgatgacaTTTCAATAATTGCCCCGCTGTTGTGGTTCAAGTGTGCAAATTTGTGTATTTTTGGACGacaaattttaacaaacaattttttttcttaggtCATGGGTGACGTGACCTTCGAGAAGATGAGCGCCTTCAAGGGGGATTTAGTTCCTATCGGTCTGCCGGTGGATAACAGCGTGGTCTACCTGCTGGACAAGAAACTCAACCCGGTGCCCTCCGGACAGATCGGCGAGATCTACTGCTCCGGACTCAATCTAGCGTCAGGCTACGTCAACAACCGTGACGCGGATCGCTTCATCGCCAATCCTCACACGGTGGAGCCTCAGTACGCTCTTCTCTACAAGACCGGTGACTACGGCAAGATCGTTGACGGCACTTTGGTCTACGAGGGCCGAACAGATAGTCAGGTAAGAATCacagaacaacaacaacaaaaaattcacagaaataaaaatatttgtcaaaatCAGCAAAGTATTCAatcaaatcaaatgaaaaaagtaggagtgaaaattttgaatgtcgCAATGGAGACTGTGATTTCgaactttggtcatcgatttaTGTTCATCATCAGTATTGATaatcaaaatctgaaatgatTTTAAGATTTTAGGTAAATATTcgttcaagcaaaaagtccgatatTTTAAACCTCTGCAAAAGTCTCAATCTCAAAGAAGGTGCTTGATTGGGACCCTCTTAAAAGGATAGTACAAAGAGGACACCTAGTGAAAGGACGGCGACAGGGAgtttcgccagaaatgatgaagTACCAACTACCAGAAAGACTCTGGTAGGATAGAGGActgtggtggtggtggtggttaAGTGCCGCAGAGCGCCAGGGAGCGCTGTGAAAAAGGCACTTATGTATGTACAAGTCTCAATCTAAATTGTTAGCATATTTACTCAGCTTCCGTCATCCTGTCAACATGGTCAAACCAAACAGGATGACGGAAGGAAGGCTGTCGAAAAAGATGCTTGaatgggttcctcctgggaggagacgaaaggGGCGTCCAGTGAAAGGGTGGAGGTAGTGGGTTTTAGAGGGAATGAGGTAGCACCAACTCCCGGAGGGGCTTTGAgtggataggggactttggcggctaggtgtcgcagagcgccataCAGCGCTGTGGAATCCAATTCTATGCACGCATTTAATACTCAGCTTTCCgtctaatttttgcaatttcgatTTCTCTTTTTCCAGGTCAAGGTCCGGGGTCATCGGGTCGACATGAGCGAGATCGAGAACTCCCTGCACAAGATCAACGGCGTCGACAAGGTGGCCGTCCTCTGCTACAAGCCGGGAGAAGTCGACCAGGCCATCCTCGCCTTCGTCACCCTCCAAGACCCGAGCTGGACCGCCGGCACCATCGAGGAGGAGCTGAGCAAGACCCTGCCTCCCTACTCCCTGCCCACGATCCGGGTCCTCGACAAAATCCCCCTCCTCAACAACGGGAAGACCGACCGGCAGTTCCTGCTCAAGGCCTACGGGGAGGAGGTCAGCGAGAAGGGGGGCAAGCGGGCGCCCGTAGACTTGACCGGTGTTCCTGAAAACAAGCGCAAGGCCGCCCAGTGCCTTTTCGAAACCGTGGCCTCCATCCTCGGTGGCAGCCTCAAGTGCCCCATCAACAAGGACGTCGGGTTCTTCGAACTCGGAGGCAACTCTTTGAACTCCATCTACACCATCACGAAGCTCCGAGACCAAGGCTTCGTTATCGGTATAACGGAATTCCTATCCTCCAAGACTTTAGGCGACATCCTGGACAAGATCCGCACGGAGGACGAAGACTCCAACATCCTCGCTGACGAGAACAACAACAAGGGTAAAACCAAGTACGAAGCGGAGATCCTGGACGACAAGCACCGGGAGGCCGTGACGGAAATCATCGCCGACAGTTTCTGCGAGAAGGGCGATCTCGAGCAGTGCATCCAGCCGAGGATCGAACGGGACGCTTACATCGAGCTCCTGGACGTCCTGTGGGTCCACCTGGTGGAGAAAGGCCTCAGCTTCGCCGTCAAGTCGGCGGAGACGGGCGAGTACGTCGGGGCGTCGTTGAGCTTCGACGTGCACGACGAGCCCCCCGTCGAGATCACCAGCCGGCTGAACATCATCTTCGAGTTCCTAGAGTTCCTTGAGGGCCCCATCCGGGAAACCAAGCTCCCGCAGGGCAAGGGGAAGATCCTCCACGGGTTCATGATGGGGACCCACAAGAAGCTGGACGCCAAGGAGAACATCGAGGTCATCCAGTTCATGGAGGAGGAAGAGGTTCGACTTGCCAGGCGGCGCGGTTTCGAGAGCATCTTCACCAGCAACTCCAGCCCGCTCACCCAGCAGCTCGGCTCGGATGTCTTCGACTATGAGGTCTTGCTCGACTACCAGGTGAATAAGTTTGTAGCGGAGGACGGCTCGAAGCCCTTCGGGTCGGCCCCTGACACGCAGACGGTTTCTTGTTCCTTAAAGAGAGTTTAGCTTTTCGACTCTTCTTTGATTTTATTCTCGGGCCTAAATGATCGTGGTGCGGTTAACGTGCTGAAAGAAAttagtgattcaagtggagCCATTTGAttttggtagattttaccaATATT
This window contains:
- the e gene encoding beta-alanyl-bioamine nonribosomal peptide synthetase ebony, producing the protein MGSIPDLSILKGASRRVPERVVLHRLFERNAHHPATADNTALIFQNESNESRQLKYWELDEAANRLARGILRAVQEKGGRFNRDGDNIVAVSIPPSDTLVVTLLAVWKAGAAYLPLDVQAPANRVRHILDEAKPLLVISHRDDCAENELFENINVVSTGYLEKEAAKYSSKILQENEMFRTANEPSMAIVLYTSGSTGIPKGVRISHRAVFNRLQWQWNTFPYAESERVCAFKTALTFVDSVSEIWAPLLSETPKSILVVPKEVTKDPERLIAELERHRIERLVLVPSLLRAILLYLELDKNNARRDDQLLKHLKLWVCSGEPLVPSLVKHFFNHFEGTEHVICNFYGSTEVMGDVTFEKMSAFKGDLVPIGLPVDNSVVYLLDKKLNPVPSGQIGEIYCSGLNLASGYVNNRDADRFIANPHTVEPQYALLYKTGDYGKIVDGTLVYEGRTDSQVKVRGHRVDMSEIENSLHKINGVDKVAVLCYKPGEVDQAILAFVTLQDPSWTAGTIEEELSKTLPPYSLPTIRVLDKIPLLNNGKTDRQFLLKAYGEEVSEKGGKRAPVDLTGVPENKRKAAQCLFETVASILGGSLKCPINKDVGFFELGGNSLNSIYTITKLRDQGFVIGITEFLSSKTLGDILDKIRTEDEDSNILADENNNKGKTKYEAEILDDKHREAVTEIIADSFCEKGDLEQCIQPRIERDAYIELLDVLWVHLVEKGLSFAVKSAETGEYVGASLSFDVHDEPPVEITSRLNIIFEFLEFLEGPIRETKLPQGKGKILHGFMMGTHKKLDAKENIEVIQFMEEEEVRLARRRGFESIFTSNSSPLTQQLGSDVFDYEVLLDYQVNKFVAEDGSKPFGSAPDTQTVSCSLKRV